One window of Bacillus sp. THAF10 genomic DNA carries:
- a CDS encoding DUF4430 domain-containing protein produces MKKAWISLFAALLLVLGGCSETTNETNTNTNNAAPSENQSQSEESSLSTKITLTDEDGEVISEDSMEFEEGESLMDVMDRNFDLTTGFGGGFIVGIDGKGSEEESDYYWHIKVNGEDLMVGANEHILEENDEVHFTYTKVE; encoded by the coding sequence ATGAAAAAAGCTTGGATTAGTTTATTTGCAGCACTACTTTTGGTACTTGGAGGTTGTTCTGAGACAACAAACGAAACAAATACAAATACAAATAATGCTGCACCATCAGAAAATCAGTCTCAATCGGAGGAAAGTTCTCTTTCTACTAAAATTACACTCACAGATGAAGATGGTGAAGTGATAAGTGAAGACAGCATGGAGTTTGAAGAAGGCGAGTCCTTGATGGATGTGATGGACCGTAATTTTGACCTTACAACAGGGTTTGGCGGCGGTTTTATTGTTGGAATAGATGGGAAGGGTTCTGAAGAAGAATCAGATTATTACTGGCATATTAAAGTAAACGGGGAAGACTTAATGGTTGGAGCCAATGAGCACATATTAGAGGAGAACGACGAAGTTCATTTTACCTACACAAAGGTGGAGTAA
- a CDS encoding helix-turn-helix domain-containing protein → MKSFEYLCLFCIQSFRGERSISAIYHLFRGKKSSQTIQDTNIFSLQLLYGVFPEMQREFLENTIYNLEHAEMIKEVEVGHYRLTHIGKLTLTENASRFPLDPYLNGYRYKDSSAKFWERYALLIQTLSNLEGNEKSFIPITYDEPVQSWVKGFLLQYRGKTKKQLLDVLYEETSTILEQVPTLQSEVLVLQLSGYQRAGLTLSQLAKLLQKDPVWIQIQFLSVLHYFVQILEQKEAITSFPILFSICRDLLSRPHLTETTQKTLHYLKMGFSLFEIAQARSLKISTIEDHIVELAMQKKGFSILPYVSDEEIAEIKTVIDKCQTHQLRKIKSELQNETISYFQIRLVLTRMEDNNGSRKTVTS, encoded by the coding sequence ATGAAATCCTTTGAATATTTATGTTTGTTTTGTATCCAATCCTTTCGAGGAGAAAGAAGTATTTCTGCAATTTATCATCTTTTCCGAGGGAAAAAATCTTCGCAAACGATTCAGGACACAAACATTTTTTCCTTACAGCTATTGTATGGAGTATTCCCAGAAATGCAACGAGAATTTCTTGAAAACACCATCTATAACTTAGAACATGCTGAAATGATAAAAGAGGTCGAAGTTGGACACTATCGGCTCACACATATTGGGAAATTAACCTTAACGGAAAATGCCTCTCGCTTTCCTCTTGATCCATATTTAAATGGTTACAGATACAAAGATAGCAGTGCAAAGTTTTGGGAAAGGTATGCATTGCTGATTCAAACCCTGTCTAATCTAGAAGGAAATGAAAAATCTTTTATCCCTATTACATACGACGAACCTGTACAAAGCTGGGTAAAGGGTTTTCTTCTCCAGTATCGAGGCAAAACGAAAAAACAGCTTCTTGACGTCTTATATGAAGAAACGTCAACGATACTAGAGCAGGTCCCCACTCTACAGTCAGAGGTTTTGGTGCTTCAGTTGTCAGGGTATCAGCGGGCGGGATTAACGCTCTCACAGCTAGCCAAGCTCTTACAAAAGGATCCTGTATGGATTCAAATTCAATTTTTAAGTGTACTTCATTATTTTGTTCAAATACTTGAACAAAAAGAGGCGATAACCTCTTTCCCGATACTTTTTTCTATATGTAGAGATTTACTGTCACGTCCTCATCTTACAGAAACAACACAAAAAACGTTACATTATTTAAAAATGGGCTTTTCTCTTTTTGAAATTGCACAAGCTAGGAGCTTGAAAATCAGCACCATTGAGGACCACATTGTCGAGCTAGCAATGCAAAAAAAAGGATTTTCCATTCTGCCGTATGTTTCTGATGAGGAGATAGCTGAAATAAAAACAGTCATTGATAAGTGTCAGACTCATCAGCTTAGAAAGATTAAAAGCGAATTGCAAAATGAGACAATCTCCTATTTCCAAATCAGACTCGTACTGACGAGAATGGAGGATAACAATGGATCTAGAAAAACTGTTACTAGCTAA
- a CDS encoding 3-hydroxybutyrate dehydrogenase, whose protein sequence is MVENKVVFITGAAQGIGYEIGERFAENGAKVAISDINEEGIEKAVKELSGKGHEVFGVKCDVTNEEEVKVALDKTNKHFGSLDILINNAGMQHVAPIEEFSTEKYELLLKIMLIAPFIATKHVFPIMKKNGFGRILNMASINGLIGFAGKAGYNSAKHGVVGLTKVAALEGAEHGITVNALCPGYVDTPLVRNQLQDLANTRNIPLEKALEQVIYPLVPQKRLLSVDEIADYALFLASDKAKGVTGQAVVMDGGYTAQ, encoded by the coding sequence ATGGTAGAAAACAAAGTCGTTTTTATCACAGGTGCAGCACAAGGGATAGGTTATGAAATCGGAGAGCGATTTGCCGAAAACGGAGCAAAGGTTGCCATCTCAGATATCAATGAAGAAGGAATTGAAAAAGCAGTAAAGGAGCTAAGTGGCAAAGGCCATGAAGTATTTGGTGTGAAGTGTGATGTCACAAATGAAGAAGAAGTAAAAGTCGCACTAGATAAAACAAACAAGCATTTCGGATCTCTTGATATATTAATCAATAATGCAGGTATGCAGCATGTAGCTCCTATCGAGGAATTTTCGACTGAAAAATATGAGCTTCTTTTAAAAATCATGCTAATTGCACCATTTATTGCGACCAAACACGTTTTTCCTATAATGAAAAAGAATGGCTTTGGACGAATATTAAATATGGCTTCCATTAACGGACTCATAGGTTTTGCGGGAAAAGCAGGGTACAATAGCGCTAAGCATGGTGTAGTTGGATTAACAAAAGTTGCTGCGCTTGAAGGAGCCGAACATGGAATTACCGTAAATGCTCTATGCCCAGGTTATGTAGATACACCCCTTGTCCGCAATCAACTACAAGATTTAGCAAACACGAGGAATATCCCATTAGAAAAAGCGTTAGAACAAGTAATTTATCCTCTTGTCCCACAAAAAAGGCTATTATCGGTAGATGAAATTGCAGATTATGCGTTATTTTTAGCGAGTGATAAAGCAAAAGGGGTAACTGGACAGGCAGTTGTGATGGACGGAGGATATACTGCTCAGTAA
- a CDS encoding response regulator transcription factor has translation MGNEVKILVVDDEDRIRRLLKMYLERENYSIEEADNGHTALELALENEYDVILLDIMMPGMDGMEVCREIREKKATPIIMLTAKGEETNRVQGFEVGTDDYIVKPFSPREVVLRVKALLRRSSSTTFLSTDTTTKDVIVFPHLTIDNDAHRVTSDGKEVNLTPKEYELLYFLAKSPDKVFDREQLLKEVWQYEFFGDLRTVDTHVKRLREKLNKVSEPASKMIVTVWGVGYKFEVGNES, from the coding sequence ATGGGAAATGAAGTGAAAATACTTGTAGTAGATGATGAGGATCGTATCCGAAGACTTCTAAAAATGTATTTAGAAAGAGAAAACTATTCGATTGAGGAAGCTGACAATGGGCATACAGCTCTAGAGCTTGCATTGGAAAATGAATATGATGTTATTCTACTAGATATTATGATGCCAGGTATGGATGGAATGGAAGTGTGTAGGGAAATCAGGGAAAAGAAAGCGACTCCGATTATCATGCTTACGGCCAAGGGCGAAGAAACAAATCGCGTTCAAGGCTTTGAAGTAGGTACAGATGATTACATAGTAAAACCGTTTAGTCCAAGAGAGGTTGTCTTACGGGTGAAAGCGCTGTTACGACGTTCTTCTAGTACAACATTTTTGTCTACCGATACAACCACGAAGGATGTTATTGTTTTTCCACACTTGACGATTGATAATGATGCACACCGAGTCACATCCGATGGGAAAGAAGTCAATCTTACTCCAAAAGAATACGAGCTTCTCTATTTTCTTGCAAAATCCCCTGATAAGGTTTTTGACAGAGAACAACTATTAAAAGAAGTGTGGCAATATGAATTCTTTGGCGATTTACGGACAGTGGACACTCATGTAAAACGCCTGCGTGAGAAGCTCAATAAAGTATCTGAACCTGCATCCAAAATGATTGTGACGGTTTGGGGTGTGGGTTATAAATTCGAGGTTGGCAATGAATCATGA
- a CDS encoding ECF transporter S component, giving the protein MATKKIALLGMLIALCVVGRIAFASIPNVQPVTAIIIICSFWMGPFAGVVLAAGTTFASNLVLGSGMWTLTQIFAWSAIGLMSGMLGLWKRKIPVFLLSIFAGACGLLFGVVFAIQNMVVGNAPFLPYYLAGLPFDINHAVGNVVFFIVLYPILSKLLQSKAGFMLKRKEETPNFQMESFSKK; this is encoded by the coding sequence ATGGCAACAAAAAAAATTGCGCTGCTTGGAATGCTAATTGCACTTTGTGTAGTAGGAAGAATTGCATTTGCCTCCATTCCTAATGTCCAACCTGTAACGGCAATCATCATTATTTGTTCCTTTTGGATGGGGCCCTTTGCAGGGGTTGTGTTAGCTGCTGGAACCACTTTTGCTTCCAATCTGGTTCTTGGTAGCGGAATGTGGACGTTGACACAAATTTTTGCATGGTCCGCCATTGGGTTGATGAGTGGCATGCTTGGGTTGTGGAAAAGAAAAATTCCTGTCTTTCTGCTTTCGATTTTTGCAGGAGCTTGCGGGCTGCTATTCGGAGTAGTGTTTGCTATTCAAAATATGGTAGTTGGTAATGCACCGTTTTTGCCATATTATCTTGCAGGACTACCTTTTGATATTAATCATGCAGTCGGAAATGTCGTCTTTTTTATCGTGCTCTACCCAATTCTCTCTAAACTGCTGCAATCAAAAGCAGGGTTTATGTTGAAAAGAAAAGAAGAAACACCAAATTTTCAGATGGAAAGCTTTTCAAAAAAATAG
- a CDS encoding ferredoxin: MAKYTIVDKDTCIACGACGAAAPDIYDYDDEGIAFVTLDDNQGIVEIPDVLEEDMMDAFEGCPTDSIKIADEPFDGDALKFE; this comes from the coding sequence ATGGCAAAGTATACGATTGTTGACAAAGATACTTGTATCGCTTGCGGTGCATGTGGCGCTGCAGCACCAGACATTTACGACTACGATGATGAGGGTATTGCATTTGTAACCCTTGATGACAACCAAGGTATTGTTGAAATTCCAGATGTTCTTGAAGAAGATATGATGGATGCGTTTGAAGGATGTCCTACAGACTCCATCAAAATTGCTGACGAGCCATTCGATGGCGACGCACTAAAATTTGAATAG
- a CDS encoding ATP-binding protein, with product MMIWRSVVGKLWITVLLLVSFVLFVLTILLLEFFENFHVQEAEKDLTQTAKKISLIMEQHDNIEISKSIAWELVDEVSRVVIFTDKNEFEHSPHRDTGHLPADFFTNDPELSLVFKDQPIVTKKTYIPEIHSTDEMQGEIMMVGIPLHINEEKDGAVFVYQSLLAIKETTKQTTKLILLAAGFAIFLTTIFAFFLSTRITAPLRNMREAAFEVARGKFDTKVPILTSDEIGELGMAFNQMGRQLKFNINALNQEKEHLANILSSMADGVITLSKDGTILVTNPPAEKFLQAWFYQEGNASGEDLPEEVKTMFQRAVSVEKEQSIELTYQGRTWVIVMSPLYTNTHIRGAVAVIRDMTEERRLDKLRKDFIANVSHELRTPIAMLQGYSEAIVDDIAETAEEKKELASVIYDESLRMGRLVNDLLDLARMEAGHHSLNYENVDLVWFIEKISRKFQGLAKEKSIRLQTEMDGSREIEIDVDRMEQVMTNLVDNAIRHTEDGGSILIKVKVLTHGVKIDVKDSGQGIPSEDLPFVFERFYKADKARTRGRAGTGLGLAIVKNIIEAHKGNITVHSKLGEGTTFSLFIPCEK from the coding sequence ATCATGATTTGGAGAAGTGTTGTTGGTAAGCTTTGGATTACTGTTTTGCTATTAGTTTCATTTGTCTTGTTTGTTTTAACAATCCTTCTACTAGAGTTTTTTGAAAACTTTCATGTTCAAGAAGCAGAAAAGGATCTTACACAAACGGCAAAAAAAATCTCCCTTATTATGGAGCAGCACGATAATATTGAAATCTCTAAGTCGATTGCATGGGAACTTGTTGACGAAGTATCTAGGGTCGTTATTTTTACGGACAAGAATGAATTCGAACATTCTCCTCATCGAGATACAGGTCATCTTCCAGCTGATTTTTTTACAAATGACCCAGAACTATCTCTTGTTTTTAAAGATCAACCCATTGTAACGAAAAAAACGTATATTCCTGAAATACATTCGACAGATGAAATGCAAGGGGAAATTATGATGGTTGGCATACCTTTGCACATAAATGAGGAAAAAGATGGAGCAGTTTTTGTTTACCAATCCTTACTTGCCATTAAAGAGACAACGAAACAAACGACAAAGCTTATCTTACTTGCAGCAGGCTTTGCTATTTTTCTTACGACCATTTTTGCGTTCTTTTTATCAACTAGAATAACAGCACCGCTTAGAAACATGAGAGAAGCCGCATTTGAAGTGGCAAGAGGAAAATTTGATACGAAAGTGCCAATACTAACCTCCGATGAAATAGGGGAGCTTGGAATGGCGTTTAATCAGATGGGTAGACAGCTGAAGTTCAATATTAATGCACTGAACCAAGAAAAAGAACATTTAGCCAATATTCTTAGCAGTATGGCAGATGGTGTTATTACCTTAAGTAAAGATGGTACAATCCTTGTAACAAACCCCCCAGCAGAAAAATTCTTGCAGGCTTGGTTTTATCAAGAAGGAAATGCTAGTGGAGAAGACCTCCCAGAAGAAGTGAAGACTATGTTTCAGCGCGCAGTTTCAGTTGAGAAAGAACAAAGCATCGAGTTAACCTATCAAGGGCGAACATGGGTTATTGTGATGAGTCCGCTTTATACGAACACACATATCAGGGGAGCTGTTGCAGTTATCCGAGATATGACAGAGGAAAGAAGACTTGATAAACTGCGAAAAGACTTTATTGCTAATGTTTCCCATGAGCTACGTACACCAATAGCAATGCTTCAAGGATATAGTGAAGCAATTGTAGATGATATCGCGGAAACTGCCGAAGAGAAAAAAGAGCTTGCCTCCGTCATTTATGATGAGTCTTTACGAATGGGCAGGCTTGTCAATGACCTATTAGATCTTGCGCGAATGGAAGCCGGTCATCATTCTCTAAACTATGAAAACGTCGATTTGGTCTGGTTCATAGAAAAAATCTCTAGAAAGTTTCAAGGGTTAGCAAAGGAAAAGTCCATACGTCTTCAAACAGAAATGGATGGATCACGGGAAATAGAGATAGATGTTGACCGTATGGAGCAGGTAATGACCAACCTAGTTGACAATGCAATTCGTCATACTGAAGATGGCGGCAGTATTTTGATCAAAGTAAAAGTTTTAACGCATGGTGTGAAAATTGATGTGAAAGATTCTGGACAGGGTATACCTTCTGAGGATCTTCCATTTGTTTTTGAACGTTTTTATAAAGCAGATAAAGCCCGAACTAGAGGAAGAGCAGGAACCGGTCTTGGCCTAGCTATTGTGAAAAACATCATTGAAGCACATAAAGGAAATATTACCGTTCATTCCAAATTAGGTGAAGGTACGACATTTTCTCTGTTTATTCCCTGTGAAAAATGA
- a CDS encoding ECF transporter S component has protein sequence MNQSKRIKKMVTVGMLSGISYMLMWLSFPLPLLPPFLSVDFSDVPALLAAILFGPVAGITVEAIKNILHYIAQGSLTGVPVGQLANFTAGLLFILPTYFVFNKIRSTKGLGIGLITGTFSMALLMSILNYFVFLPAFTYFLGIPFGTSADVIKLVVTGILPFNIIKGLIVTVLFLIVYKKLAVWMNRQLEVKNI, from the coding sequence ATGAATCAATCAAAACGCATCAAAAAAATGGTAACAGTGGGGATGTTAAGTGGGATATCCTACATGCTTATGTGGCTGAGTTTTCCTCTACCGCTTTTACCTCCATTTTTATCGGTAGACTTTAGTGATGTACCCGCTTTACTTGCAGCTATTCTATTTGGACCAGTTGCCGGAATTACCGTAGAAGCAATAAAAAATATCTTGCATTATATTGCTCAAGGGAGTTTAACGGGAGTTCCTGTCGGACAGCTCGCTAATTTTACTGCTGGATTGCTATTTATCTTGCCAACTTACTTCGTATTTAATAAAATTCGTTCCACAAAAGGGTTAGGAATTGGCCTTATTACAGGAACGTTTTCTATGGCACTGTTAATGAGCATCCTCAATTATTTTGTATTTTTACCTGCATTTACGTACTTTCTGGGAATTCCATTCGGAACTTCCGCTGATGTCATTAAGTTAGTGGTAACTGGAATTCTTCCGTTTAATATTATAAAAGGATTAATTGTTACGGTGTTATTCTTGATTGTTTATAAAAAATTAGCAGTTTGGATGAACCGTCAGCTTGAAGTGAAAAATATATAA
- a CDS encoding GntP family permease, whose product MLSIIVGLVLLMVLAYFGWSIIWIAPLVSAVVALLSGLELLPAYTNTYMTGFVDFAKQWFPVFLLGAIFGKLMEDTGAAQAVAYKITKVLGKKRAILGVLIAAAVLTYGGVSLFVVVFAIYPLAIALFREADISRKLLPGTFALGAFTFTMTALPGTPQIQNLIPIPYFKTTPLAAPIMGIVAGLIMAVGGYFYLKWREGRLTKSGDTFDEPSNGKEVKKIKEEELPNWILSFIPLVIVVVTLNGLKWDIIPSLIVGTLAIMIFNIKKFKGFIKAINSGAAGSVMAIINTSAAVGFGAVVTAAPGFETLTDMLLGIKGNPLISEALSIQIMAMITGSASGGMGIALEALGDQYYQLAQATGMNPEAFHRIASVASGASILPHNGALLTLFAVTGLTHKDSYIDIAFVGLLIPTIAVVVSIIMASIGIM is encoded by the coding sequence ATGTTAAGTATTATCGTTGGTCTTGTACTACTAATGGTTCTTGCTTACTTTGGTTGGTCCATCATTTGGATCGCGCCGCTTGTCTCTGCTGTGGTTGCGTTGTTAAGTGGTCTAGAGCTACTTCCTGCATACACCAATACATATATGACAGGATTCGTTGACTTTGCTAAACAGTGGTTTCCTGTTTTTTTATTAGGAGCTATTTTTGGGAAGCTGATGGAAGACACGGGTGCAGCGCAAGCAGTAGCATACAAAATTACAAAGGTGCTCGGGAAAAAACGCGCCATACTAGGAGTGCTCATAGCCGCAGCGGTTTTAACCTATGGTGGTGTTAGTCTATTCGTAGTGGTTTTTGCGATTTACCCTCTGGCCATTGCTCTGTTTAGAGAGGCTGATATATCCAGAAAGCTGTTGCCAGGAACATTTGCGCTAGGTGCCTTTACATTTACGATGACTGCGCTTCCCGGAACACCACAAATTCAAAATTTAATTCCCATTCCATACTTTAAAACAACCCCATTAGCTGCCCCAATAATGGGAATTGTCGCAGGTCTTATTATGGCTGTGGGAGGATATTTTTATCTTAAATGGAGAGAAGGTAGACTGACAAAGTCTGGGGACACCTTTGATGAACCAAGTAATGGGAAAGAAGTGAAGAAAATTAAAGAAGAGGAATTGCCAAATTGGATTCTATCTTTCATCCCATTAGTGATTGTGGTGGTCACATTAAATGGGTTGAAGTGGGATATCATTCCTTCTTTGATAGTTGGAACGCTTGCCATTATGATCTTTAACATCAAAAAATTTAAAGGCTTTATCAAAGCGATTAACAGCGGTGCTGCAGGGTCTGTCATGGCAATTATCAATACAAGTGCAGCCGTTGGATTCGGAGCAGTGGTTACTGCCGCCCCTGGCTTTGAAACTTTAACAGATATGTTGCTTGGCATAAAAGGGAATCCGCTCATTTCAGAGGCTCTATCCATTCAAATAATGGCGATGATAACAGGCTCTGCATCTGGTGGAATGGGAATCGCTCTAGAAGCCTTAGGAGATCAATACTATCAATTAGCACAAGCAACTGGAATGAATCCAGAAGCATTTCACAGAATTGCTTCCGTTGCCTCTGGGGCATCTATTCTCCCGCATAACGGTGCGTTGCTCACACTTTTTGCTGTAACGGGATTAACTCATAAAGATTCGTATATAGATATCGCATTTGTTGGCTTATTAATTCCAACCATTGCCGTTGTAGTATCCATCATTATGGCAAGTATAGGGATTATGTAA
- the sigX gene encoding RNA polymerase sigma factor SigX produces the protein MKTVFQELYEKYHQDLYQFLFYMVNNKEQAEDLVQEVYIKVLRSYDSFEGKSSEKTWLFSIAKHVAIDSFRKQKGWKNKLLETFDWNKQQVKDSSPLPEEIALQNEQVQQMYRCLDKCKVDHRLVLVLRYIQALSIQETASVLGWTESKVKTTQHRALKVLKTSMEELQEKGGNSNAS, from the coding sequence ATGAAAACCGTTTTTCAAGAGCTCTATGAAAAATATCACCAGGATCTATACCAATTCTTGTTTTATATGGTGAATAATAAAGAGCAAGCGGAGGACCTCGTTCAAGAAGTTTATATAAAGGTTTTGCGTTCTTATGATAGTTTCGAAGGGAAAAGCAGCGAGAAAACCTGGCTCTTTTCGATAGCAAAGCATGTAGCAATCGATTCCTTCCGTAAACAAAAAGGATGGAAAAACAAACTACTTGAGACCTTTGACTGGAACAAACAACAGGTAAAGGATAGTTCTCCATTGCCAGAAGAAATTGCCTTACAAAATGAGCAAGTACAACAAATGTACCGATGTCTCGATAAATGCAAGGTCGATCATCGACTAGTGCTGGTACTGAGGTACATACAGGCTTTATCTATTCAAGAAACAGCAAGTGTCCTAGGTTGGACAGAAAGCAAGGTGAAAACAACGCAACACCGAGCGTTGAAGGTATTAAAGACGTCTATGGAAGAGCTTCAAGAGAAAGGAGGTAACAGCAATGCGTCATAA
- a CDS encoding histidinol-phosphatase, with protein sequence MLTDYHNHLERGTLTLDYLKKFTTMARQKGIEEFGISEHAYHFYQTKDIISNPWMEERRYYDMQDYLKLFHEAWNENIPVKMSIEMDYTPGKHAEMKRFIDAYPFDYVIGSIHWVEDFGIDLAEFRKEWDLRDTYEVYTKYFDQVVTLAQSNLFDIIGHLDLVKIFKYVPEDESFLLEQYDRAASALSDSKTCVEISTAGLRKPVGELYPDKRLLQMCYEKGVPIVLSSDAHVPEHVGADYDKAIELAKSVGYSKIMTFSKGERTEHELG encoded by the coding sequence TTGCTGACAGACTATCATAATCATTTAGAGCGAGGAACACTTACATTAGACTATTTAAAGAAGTTTACGACAATGGCACGTCAAAAAGGGATAGAGGAGTTTGGGATTTCTGAACACGCCTATCATTTTTATCAAACGAAGGATATCATAAGTAATCCTTGGATGGAAGAACGAAGATATTATGATATGCAAGATTACCTAAAGCTCTTCCATGAGGCATGGAATGAAAATATCCCTGTGAAAATGTCAATTGAAATGGACTATACTCCTGGAAAGCATGCAGAAATGAAGAGGTTTATCGACGCTTATCCTTTTGATTATGTGATCGGTTCTATACATTGGGTAGAGGACTTTGGGATTGATTTAGCGGAGTTTAGAAAAGAGTGGGACCTTCGAGATACATATGAAGTTTACACCAAGTACTTTGATCAAGTAGTTACGTTAGCACAGTCAAATTTGTTCGATATTATCGGACATTTAGATTTGGTGAAAATTTTCAAGTATGTACCGGAAGATGAATCTTTTTTGTTAGAGCAATATGACCGTGCAGCCTCAGCGTTATCAGATTCTAAGACATGTGTAGAGATTAGTACCGCAGGTCTCAGAAAGCCAGTAGGGGAGCTTTATCCTGATAAAAGGCTTTTGCAAATGTGTTATGAGAAAGGTGTACCGATTGTTCTATCCTCAGATGCACATGTTCCAGAGCACGTAGGGGCAGATTATGACAAGGCAATTGAGTTGGCAAAGTCCGTTGGTTATTCTAAAATTATGACGTTCTCTAAAGGAGAGCGAACAGAACACGAATTGGGATAA
- the serA gene encoding phosphoglycerate dehydrogenase has product MFHVLVADAISADGLAPLLSAENVKVYRNKENYPSEDIHALLVRSATNVDDELLNSLPNLQVVARAGVGVDNIDIQAATKRGVVVINAPDGNTISTAEHTFAMISSLVRHIPQANMNVKGSEWNRKKYIGTELFGKTLGIVGFGRIGSEIAKRAKAFQMKVVVYDPFLTENRAEKLNVTSLSLPEVMSCADIITVHTPLTKDTKGLFNKETIPQLKKGVYLVNCARGGIIEEEALLNNLNSGHVAGAALDVFEVEPPTNYNLIQHERVIVTPHLGASTKEAQYNVAFQVSKDVLAYLNGESVHTSINLPTIPKEVYQKIQPFYQLGKTVGSILSQAMKTPVEDITATYAGKITEWETSILTKSIIAGFLRNRVDTTVNEVNAATIAKERGISYGEKHTDESHGYSNIIQVEANGKDINMVVRATFIDGYGARIVHMNGFDIDFAPSGHLLYVQHKDRPGVIGQLGNIFGKHETNIATMHVGRMLQGGKAVMMLSFDQPIDRKLVDEILLIPDISSAITLDL; this is encoded by the coding sequence ATGTTTCATGTGTTAGTTGCTGATGCTATAAGTGCGGATGGGCTCGCTCCATTATTAAGCGCAGAAAATGTAAAAGTATATCGAAATAAAGAAAATTACCCTTCTGAAGATATTCATGCCCTGTTAGTTAGAAGTGCTACTAACGTAGATGATGAACTTCTAAATAGTCTTCCTAACCTTCAGGTAGTTGCAAGAGCTGGTGTTGGTGTAGACAATATTGATATTCAGGCAGCTACCAAACGTGGGGTGGTGGTCATTAATGCTCCTGATGGAAATACCATTTCCACGGCTGAACATACATTTGCGATGATCTCTTCATTGGTCCGCCACATCCCCCAAGCAAATATGAATGTGAAAGGTTCTGAATGGAATAGGAAAAAATATATCGGAACAGAATTGTTTGGAAAAACACTTGGGATTGTTGGGTTTGGAAGAATCGGTAGTGAAATTGCCAAACGAGCGAAAGCCTTCCAAATGAAGGTGGTCGTATATGATCCATTTTTAACAGAAAACAGGGCAGAAAAGTTAAATGTTACTTCCCTTTCCCTACCTGAGGTTATGTCTTGTGCTGATATCATTACTGTGCATACTCCCTTAACAAAGGATACAAAAGGATTATTCAACAAAGAAACGATTCCACAACTAAAAAAGGGAGTCTATTTGGTCAATTGTGCACGTGGGGGAATAATTGAAGAAGAGGCTCTATTGAACAATTTAAATAGTGGACATGTGGCAGGTGCCGCTTTAGATGTGTTTGAGGTGGAACCACCAACCAACTATAATCTCATTCAGCACGAAAGAGTCATAGTGACTCCGCACCTTGGGGCATCGACGAAAGAAGCACAATATAATGTTGCCTTTCAGGTCTCTAAGGATGTGCTAGCCTATTTAAATGGCGAATCTGTTCATACAAGTATCAACCTACCAACCATTCCAAAAGAAGTTTACCAAAAAATCCAACCGTTCTATCAGCTGGGAAAAACAGTTGGTTCTATTCTTTCTCAAGCCATGAAAACACCTGTGGAAGATATTACTGCTACTTATGCAGGAAAAATCACGGAGTGGGAAACCTCTATTTTGACTAAAAGTATTATTGCTGGATTCTTGAGAAATCGAGTAGATACTACGGTCAATGAAGTGAATGCAGCTACAATAGCGAAAGAACGGGGAATTTCTTATGGAGAAAAGCATACGGATGAAAGTCACGGGTACTCAAACATCATTCAAGTCGAGGCAAATGGCAAAGATATAAACATGGTTGTACGCGCCACATTTATTGATGGGTATGGTGCTAGGATTGTGCATATGAATGGCTTTGACATCGACTTTGCACCAAGCGGTCACCTATTATATGTGCAGCACAAAGATCGACCTGGAGTAATTGGCCAGCTCGGAAATATTTTCGGGAAGCATGAAACAAATATTGCCACCATGCATGTGGGACGAATGCTTCAAGGTGGAAAAGCTGTCATGATGCTATCTTTTGACCAACCTATCGATAGAAAACTCGTTGATGAAATTCTTCTTATACCGGACATTTCATCTGCAATTACTTTAGATTTATAA